Genomic window (Helianthus annuus cultivar XRQ/B chromosome 3, HanXRQr2.0-SUNRISE, whole genome shotgun sequence):
GACAATAGCGAAATATAATGTCGATAGAAAGTCAACGGACAAAGAATCAAGCATTAAACAAAACCCGAGAAAAAACTTAGACAGATAACGGACAAAGAAGCCAATAAACAGATTTACCAAAAACAGAAGCCAATAAATAGATCACTGAGCATCCACAACCGTCTGAACCATAAAACTGAAGATCTCTACCACCGGAGCACCGGAAACGACGTCGTAGAGCCTCTCAACCTCCATTCTCGGGTTAATTGTTGCGAAACGCTTTCCATTTCTGGTTTCCTCCCGCCGCATCGTCCTTATAAGCTAAACCCAAGCACCGTAACCCCTTTGAACTCATTTCCACATGCCGTGAAAGCAATAGTTGTCTACACGATTTGTCCATCTCTACAACGCACCCGTCCGCAAGTTGAACGTGTGAGCTACAATCTAACACACTCTCGACCGCACCCTGATACAACTAACATATGTTAATTcttgaaaaatgttaaaaaaattactTTATGAACGGGTCAACTCAACACAACCTGTTCCAAACATGCCATTATGACCTTTGTCCGACCCATTTTACCTTGACAAGCAATCGGTTATGCCCACCTGGCTCACGGACAATAACACTCATGGACATACGAATCCGGTCCAACTCTAATGTGCCAACGCGCTTCGATCGCTTAGTCCACCAGTCGCAACACCCTGCACTCcattaaaaaattaattaaagAAACATTTACAAATATTAATACAAGTATTAAGAAAACATATAACAAAGTTTTGAACTTTCCTAACTTAACACTATTGTTATCAATCAAATAGTTTGCCATAATCTGCAACCCGCGAATTTTCTTTCGGGCTTTATCATCAGGAACTCCCATTTTTTCTACCATCACTTTTAAAGCAACTTCAGTAGGCAAACCTGTAACCCCTAAATCTGGGCGATCAAACTGTACCCTGCAATCTAAACCCAATTACAGATAAAATAGAAGTCTGTTAAAAATGGAATCAGGTCAAACGTTGTTTTAAAGGATactaaataatattattttagaGATCAATAAATCACACACAAATCAAAATCAGTCAAGTTAAAAGAAGAATAACCTAACCTAAATCTACTTAAACATTGATTACATCGATGATTATGCAATGCACAATAAGTAAACACAAAATTAGGTATTCGAATCGCAAAACGAACAGTAAACAGAATTGATAGAGTTAAACGATGAATAACCCAACATTATGTGCTTGTTTTCAATCCAAATAAGGGAGCAAAGAAACCTAATAAACTCAAGTTAGCAATAGTGAAATTAAGATTGGTTTGTAGTCAGAAATCCAACTCTTTTATTGGTAAACACAAATATGCTTAAAATCAACTGATGAGGTAAACTATTACTAAATATCTGTACTATCGGAAGAAAGCTTTACACTTTCTTGCCTGTAAATCCATATATTGATTACCTTCCCCCTTCAGCTCTGCAATAAACAACTCTAATATtaaataattgaaaaaaaataagatagaaaCAATTTTGAAGCACAAATTACCTGAACAATAACCAATGCTACTTGAAACCCTGTAAAAAAAATAGTTTCATCAACAAATATTTTAACCCGAAGTCATGCAATTCTTCAAATCTAATAATCATGATGTGCAAAGGCTTACAGTTTCATTCTTTCATGAGGTTAGTTCCCCAGGATTGTGTATCTCCACTGCTCCATCTTCATCACACACACGAATCCAACACCAACACACGAATCAGACACGAATCAAAAGCCGAATCCCCATCGGTACTAAACCAGACACACGAATCAAAAGCCGAATGTTGCAAAACGCCAATAAAAGCCGGAAAACGGAACCAGGAGGTCAGACACACGAATCAAAAGCCGAATGTTGCAAAACGCCGATTAGAGAAAAACCCAGTGGATCTTCTGTCAGATTTGAGAGAAAATGAACGATTCAACACAAATAACAAACATATCAGACTCGAATAACAAACAAAAACTTTAGATGTGGTTTAAAACGGTACCTAGAGGTCAACCCCACTGGATCTTCTGTCGGATTGAGAGAAAATGAACGATTCAGGGTtattgaaaccctagatctggaAATCACCTGGGAGAGAGAAAGCATGGAGTTGGGGGCGGATGAGATCTGGTGAGATGTGAGttgtgagagagatgagagagaagGAAGGGGAAAGGTGGATCCGTGTGAAAACAATATCACCCGTCAGATCACGATCCGTGTGAATAAGTGAAAGGAAATGGACGGTGATGATGGATCCGGGTAAATGCTAAAAGTTTTGGAGGGGCATAATTGGAAGTGTAAATTATTTTGTGCTTTAGAGGGTTGTAAACCATGCTTTAGAGGTGTTTAAAGGGAATTTTTATGGActttaagaagtcctttggatatgctttataaagtagtatagatatatatatatatatatatatatatatatatatatatatatatatatatatatatatatataggacaaagacccgttaggaaccaccctttattgcgagaaccgcgagaaccaatatgaacacaaccaaaaatgcctaaaaatagctaaaaaacacacaaattttttttaatattttttatataaaaatcgctacttttagtagccaaaaaaaaattttttaatttttttttaaatattttttttggctactaaaagtagcgaatttaacataaaaaatattaaaaaaaattagtgggggtttagtttttagcattttagcttgtgggtggggggggtaggttttttgggggttttaggttttagcatttagcttgggggggggggggtcaggttttttttttttttttttttttttgggggggaggtttttttagggtttttttagctattttaggttgtgttcacattggttctcgcggttctcgcaaaaaatgtggttctcgcatgaaccttaccctatatatatatatatatatatatatatataggctaattataaggaaaaaacccactccagttgactaaaccctgaaaactcACACATGTGGCTAGGATTGATCCACGTTTTATATTAGTTTGAGAATAGAGAAGGGCATAATTGTCCATTTGTTTTAATCTTTTTTTCCTTCACATGTGTAAGTCTGCGTGTGCAGACTTTTCTTCTTTTCAACTTTGTCACATTTAATACTTGTACTTGTacaatctctctcctctttcCCATATCTTCTTTATTACATATCCATCTTCATATCACATATCATTTATTCCAACCAGAAATTAGAGAGAAAGAAATAACCATACTCACCACCATTGAAGACTTTTTGCATTTAACATGGCTGATTTGAACAGCCAACAACCTTCGACTGTTGCCGGTGGTACGGGGACACTCAATGGTTATCCGGGTTCACCCTTAAATGTTGTCCCACATAATctttgatgtgcgtgaagtgtgttatatttttagatatatatttaagccctttttacacttttagccaagttttaaatttataaaacacgatatttactaacactaaacacacatatgggcaagtgcacccatcgtggacgtagtatagtgttggtaagataccgaggtcgtccaaggacacaagagcttttaataccggtttatcctcaacgtctaatcaaatcaaaaggttagaaaaaatgatttaaactaagaaaaataaaaactaactaaatgctgaaaaataaaataaaataaaaacagatagacaagatgaatcacttggatccgacacgtgtattagtataacctttgattattttcgcacttttgcacttgtttaagagattatcttagttattgtagtaggcccctcttttgaaggcgacgttaccctcaacccagtagtttgagtcagcaaggatacaatcctaaagggtcggattattgaaagataatgaattaagttattaatgcaaattatggtaggccccgcttttggcggtgacgttaccctcggctaagtagtctgagtcagcagggatacagtcctaaatagccgggttatagtattaatagtagttaacttatgagggggtcaaagagtttggatccccgccatccaatacctatgggcattgaaggagatcctactaaatttgacccaggtcccaagcaggacctctaaacgctgaacaagggcaagacctttaccaaaccgttcccttaacccccgaccaggtagccaacatacctccatatagaccgtggagatatgaatggtgaaaatcttttattttatatagacagtaaaataatgccaagacaccacggacaaacgataaggaaagatcaccttcaacataagtaactagttattaaagtcattaatacaaaaccaaataaaaagtgcaaaagattaaaaataaaaagtattatactaaacacttgtcttcaccaagtgatgtaagagacttaggcaaacatggccttgattgtcaagaactcttacgatcaatcttggatcccgagacgactcacacactctacgatggacaatggatgatggtggtggatgatggtgttatggtggtggtgggtggtggatgaggtgtgagagaggtggtgtgccaagggatgagggagaatgaaaccaagctcctctatttataggctggacagaacgctggacacggccccgtgtccgctggacacggccccgtgcccgtctgacactctctctcttcattaattgtaattgcgaattacaattaatgcgcctgctgtactttcaacacgcccccgtgcccgctgggcacggccccgtggtgagcaatggaagcttctactggtttgtcttttctgctgcttcctgggcacgcccccgtgttcgctggacacggggcgtgttcagactctgttttcttctctttgttttggaaggtgccgttgagggtccgggcagtccacttttgttccttttcttgtatttatggtagaattagtggtctttttgcttcttttgtgattttgagctcatttcatcctgaaaatacaaaaggaagacaaaaacactctttttccaacattagtacttaaaaagggttagttttatgccttaattgatgtgttttatatgttgcattttacacacatcaaatacccccacacttgaacttttgcttgtcctcaagcaaaactcttttaatgtggcttacactcccaaatggaataggtagaagagaagtttttagcttgtcctagagtgtcgggaatccaaggtttttataggttttatttttattttatttacaatcctattcgttatgatttattttgaacttttcataagataaactacttattttggcataacatgccttatcaAAATTCCattttatatacaagttcacatacctcacgggagatcactcaacactcggccgaaggtgtatatttaagtgaatcgctcgagagcggcacggatttacattttccataggcttgccaagcgatcaatcctcctcctttttaactttttacctttgtaaatatcaggaggacttttggggtgaaggcttgggtttaaaggtgggtggttggttagtggttagtaaaaagggcgaaaatcgtaacaagtgtcggttttcataaaataccttatttttagtgacatttatttttgaagtatttctccaaacaagcttttgtagcttttgtttgttttttacttcattattcatattttttttttctttttttttttcttttttctttttttttttttttcgtcacgtaaagggtatgtttatgaaaaaccgagcttgttactaaaataaaggtgaaaaaaatgaaaaaggtttttggtgggtaaaaaaaattagttttgggggtaatgaaaatgaaaggtttaggctcaaaggggtttttctagggggattttgggtaggtaaaaaaaatgaaaaataatggttttgaaaaaaatagttagtcctaatgcctccatcatttacttacttgggtttaagttggtaaggaccgggaatgtatcattgtggcaagttctagatttgtaaagaccgagcggctattcacacaagaaacgaaaaatgagcatttaatctaaatatgtgtatttttatgctcaataaaggctcaagactcacttttgtgggaatgggtttttaatgtgaccaagcatatataatcgaatttttaactagacttgttataccgtttcataattttcttatgttagttctttttatcacgacgctatcggttgtaaatttaaaaatataacctttttagaacttgttattcccaacttaaactaagacaagtaaataaaaataaaaaatgaaaaagtttttgaaaaaaatttggggtgtttagcggttccaatagagttttgtgtaaggcttgttttaggattttgcaaaatttcaaggttttagcattccccccacacttaaattacacattgtcctcaatgtgtccaaaaataaagtttttggttgattagaatatgtaaaagtgtgtttaaaaacaaagatttgtgttactggcactctggacacggccccgtgttgaccgggcacggccccgtggtcaagtgccagtaacaaaaattatagaagtgaaacagaagcctggacacgggggcgtgtccgctgaacacggcccgtgtccagttacctgaactgggtgatttcctgcagggggctcagcacggggccgtgttggttgggcacggcccgtgtggagccttctgttatggagattttttaTCGGTTTGTtatgttcttctgcatggttccatttttctcgttccctttttcatccattaccaccacgagtccattttattctgcaaaaactaaaagattaaactaaactaaggataggtccgcggaatgcctccgtggtgcgccacgtttataagggtccttggctagacccgattcccggtcacacgtcttttgattggggtgccttgcctcccaagttacaccgtcggagagcggcatccaagcttgaatcaataaccttcatgtagtggaccgggtcgtcatcctctattctcttcccaactccaaattttacctcatcgtccccatatctcaaagttagtgtcccgtcattcatgtccaccactgcttgtgcggtggcaaggaagggtctccctagaataagggggacctcggtgtcttcttccatgtcgagtatgacaaagtcaacaggataaacaaatctgcttacccttactaagacattttcgatgacaccttgcgggaatttgaccgatcgatcagcgagttgtatgcttatttttgtggggctcgtggttcccaagccaagccttttgaacattgaagagggcatgaggttaatgctagctcctaagtcggccaaggcattgcgaacgggtgattcccctattgagcatggaattgtgaaacttccgggatcgatcttcttttgtggtagtttattgagtacgagggcagagcattcttcgcctaaattaactaattgcaaattttcaattttctttttatgtgtaaggaagtccctcataaatttagagtatttgggcatttgggttaggacttcgataaaaggaatattgacatgcaattgttttagcaaactttcgaattttgcgaattgctcattggttttttgacggattaacctaccggggtacggaactcgagaggccttggtaggctctgttgatgggggagtgtccttctcctgcagatgtgttggcgttgattcttccgttgctggaggtacttctgcaggacctacggtgcggtttcgtagtgtgatgaggtgtacttgtgcctttgggttggtttcggtattgctaggtaatgcgccttgtggtctttcggaaaaattttgagctagttgatttatttgtttttctatgttttgaatgctagcttgttgattcctaaaatttgattctaattgtaggaatctttccgaatttttcttatcagtgtcggagacaAGGCGAGATATGGTATCTTCGAGCCTCTCTCTTCCactttgttgagtgaaattttgcgactcatttcttgattgctgaaagtttgttcgttgtgattgttggttactactattgccgggctccctccaaccaaggtttgggtggtttcgccatccttggttgtaggtccctgttggaggacccgacggcctaggtctattatcaatgtagtttaccatttcttgttgatcgtccgtttctttcatgcaactccaattttcatgtgacccaccacacccttcacaagccatgaccgagactgttttggtcatttctaatttttttatttttgaagaaagggcctcgatttgggcttgtaaagaggtgttttcgtctaccttatgggcgcccggggcgatagatttatttccccggggaatgtgccactgaaaattggtttgagcaatttcctcaatctgattatatatttcgtgtgggcgacgattacctaaaagtcccccggagctagaatcaagtgtctgcctagtatgtggcaacaacccattgtagaaagtggatacttgttgccatattgcgaggccgtgatggggacacttgcgtaatagctccttgaacctttcccaagtttcatataaggattccccgtcctcttgtgagtatgtgttaatttcagccattaatttagcagttttagaaggagggaaatacttatacagaaatttttgggctacttcatc
Coding sequences:
- the LOC110927946 gene encoding calcium-transporting ATPase, endoplasmic reticulum-type-like isoform X1; its protein translation is MKLVSSSIGYCSELKGEDCRVQFDRPDLGVTGLPTEVALKVMVEKMGVPDDKARKKIRGLQIMANYLIDNNSVKLGCCDWWTKRSKRVGTLELDRIRMSMSVIVREPGGHNRLLVKGAVESVLDCSSHVQLADGCVVEMDKSCRQLLLSRHVEMSSKGLRCLGLAYKDDAAGGNQKWKAFRNN
- the LOC110927946 gene encoding calcium-transporting ATPase, endoplasmic reticulum-type-like isoform X2, producing MKLVSSSIGYCSDCRVQFDRPDLGVTGLPTEVALKVMVEKMGVPDDKARKKIRGLQIMANYLIDNNSVKLGCCDWWTKRSKRVGTLELDRIRMSMSVIVREPGGHNRLLVKGAVESVLDCSSHVQLADGCVVEMDKSCRQLLLSRHVEMSSKGLRCLGLAYKDDAAGGNQKWKAFRNN